The following coding sequences are from one Solea solea chromosome 4, fSolSol10.1, whole genome shotgun sequence window:
- the prob1 gene encoding uncharacterized protein prob1, with product MIYERLLSKELQPKHPKTRTWTWTWTLPSNTVTVGHRFPGLHSDGMSSRTVDRGRGSSMVFLSAHRCPEVDRPPRHHGDASPRPQQKIHPVTCAGEAQVDYLSVCHSEEEEEEEEEEEEEGSESDWSEEDLTLHFSPSVILQSEDEASDPERGFGCVDVTVETQVTGQEGAGLKTVPKRQIQLKKKKKMENVNGLSRPPVEGGGAHSELCPTVRARPDALLRQHSVPASFHTQPSDSGDVDGYRVYRGLVSGAHQGFQVGGDSPRRLQKSLSLDETKTKMASCIIKSVLSKKMQVEQMNTPAACPPVRGGGASPVREGGAAGVWKAPVHVVRDVKSLVKNTYNLSFATATVPGDKPASFKLIGRDSPPPTYQQAVEVKGHQILKSCRGHVAKVTASFSQSQPTRQSDASSRPITREQRGSKPVARGGRVNEVTWPVASEDKGVRGGDPPPSSSHTGSQQEQMGVSCHFGSSHRCVFTPSTLHPYVKVNYKPPSAPTHLLERSEESPSEQPDHSQKPRPPQPARTTRDKEGGDIPVTPPTQTCEHGVQQHSHNPPCRLQGFLPAQVGRDFLVSGPGAFLSGPAPFQVMLEPQSGRCYYVDTPPQHQRKMLMDPETGQFFQVLLPTTSPAPSTHLFPMCCVNPASTVINPAPTMKQSSSANQSVLSVMPFQPMASSLYGAPCLPFTVFTPATNFTLASPATNFTLDSPQ from the exons ATGATATATGAACGACTCCTTTCAAAGGAACTACAACCGAAACATCCAAAGACccggacctggacctggacttgGACTCTGCCCTCAAACACTGTGACAGTTGGTCATAG ATTTCCTGGATTACACTCAGACGGGATGAGCAGCAGGACAgtggacagaggaagaggaagcagcATGGTCTTCCTCAGCGCTCACCGCTGCCCCGAGGTCGACCGGCCGCCTCGTCACCATGGTGACGCTTCACCTCGCCCTCAGCAGAAGATCCACCCGGTCACATGTGCAGGTGAAGCACAGGTGGATTATCTGAGTGTCTGTCactctgaggaagaggaggaggaggaagaggaggaggaggaggagggaagtgAGAGCGACTGGTCGGAAGAAGATCTCACCCtccatttctctccctctgtcatcCTCCAATCAGAGGACGAAGCGTCTGATCCAGAGAGGGGCTTCGGGTGTGTCGACGTTACCGTGGAAACACAG GTGACGggtcaggagggggcggggctaaaGACGGTCCCAAAGAGACAGATtcaactgaagaagaagaaaaaaatggaaaacgTCAACGGTCTGTCCCGCCCACCTGTGGAAGGGGGCGGAGCCCACAGTGAACTCTGTCCAACTGTCCGCGCCCGTCCTGACGCGTTGCTAAGACAACACAGTGTCCCCGCCTCCTTCCACACACAGCCCTCGGACAGCGGCGACGTGGACGGCTACAGGGTTTACCGGGGCCTCGTCTCAGGGGCTCATCAAG GGTTTCAGGTGGGTGGAGACTCGCCACGGCGTCTGcagaagtctctctctctggacgAGACCAAGACAAAGATGGCATCCTGCATCATCAAGAGCGTCCTCTCCAAGAAAATGCAGGTGGAGCAGATGAACACGCCTGCCGCCTGCCCACCTgtgagagggggcggggcttcacCTGTGCGGGAGGGCGGGGCCGCAGGAGTGTGGAAGGCGCCAGTCCATGTGGTCAGAGACGTAAAGAGTTTagtgaaaaacacatacaaCCTGTCGTTCGCCACGGCAACGGTGCCTGGCGACAAACCAGCCAGCTTCAAGCTGATTGGCCGGGACAGTCCCCCGCCCACATACCAGCAGGCtgttgaggtcaaaggtcatcagATATTGAAATCCTGCAGGGGACACGTGGCAAAGGTCACGGCTTctttcagccaatcacagcccacGCGACAGAGCGACGCGTCCAGTCGCCCAATCACACGAGAGCAACGAGGCAGCAAGCCTGTCGCGAGAGGAGGGAGGGTCAATGAAGTCACCTGGCCTGTCGCATCAGAAGACAAGGGTGTGAGGGGTGGAGATcctcccccttcctcctcccacaCAGGGAGCCAGCAGGAACAGATGGGTGTGTCCTGTCACTTTGGCTCCTCCCACAGATGTGTATTCACGCCCTCCACTCTGCACCCCTACGTGAAGGTCAACTACAAACCCCCGTCAGCTCCGACACACCTGCTGGAGAGGAGCGAGGAAAGCCCCTCAGAGCAGCCAGACCACAGCCAgaagccccgcccccctcagCCAGCCAGGACGACAAGAGACAAGGAAGGAGGTGACATCCCAGTAACTCCGcccacacaaacatgtgagCATGGtgtgcagcagcacagtcacaaTCCTCCATGCAGACTTCAGGGGTTCTTACCTGCTCAAGTGGGCCGGGACTTCCTGGTTTCTGGACCTGGAGCCTTCCTCAgtggccccgcccccttccAAGTGATGTTAGAACCTCAAAGTGGGCGATGTTATTATGTAGACACGCCCCCGCAGCATCAGAGGAAGATGCTGATGGATCCAGAAACCGGTCAGTTCTTCCAGGTGCTCCTCCCTACAACTAGCCCCGCCCCCAGCACTCACTTGTTCCCAATGTGTTGTGTTAACCCCGCCTCCACTGTCATCAACCCCGCCCCAACGATGAAACAAAGCAGCAGCGCTAACCAGAGCGTTCTGTCCGTGATGCCCTTCCAGCCAATGGCGTCGTCCCTGTACGGCGCCCCCTGCCTCCCGTTCACCGTTTTTACACCAGCAACCAACTTCACACTCGCTTCACCAGCGACCAACTTCACACTCGATTCACCACAATGA
- the slc23a1 gene encoding solute carrier family 23 member 1 produces MDDHQKDYLAEGQSPVTDMIDLPMEEDRKTKQPIEAKRAESDMLYTIEDVPPWYLCILLGMQHYLTCFSGTVAVPFLLAEAMCVGRDQNTISQLIGTIFTTVGITTLIQTTVGVRLPLFQASALAFLVPAQAILSLDRWKCPSEEEIYGNWTLPLNTSHIWQPRIREIQGAIIVSSIVELFVGLCGLPGLLLEYIGPLTITPTVSLIGLSVFTTAGDRAGSHWGLSALCILLILLFAQYLRSTSLPVPVYSRTKGLTSTRVQIFKMFPIILAIMLVWLVCYILTLTNLLPSDPDHYGHKARTDARGDIMSSAPWFRVPYPCQWGLPVVTVAGVLGMFSATLAGMVESIGDYYACARLSGATPPPVHAINRGIFIEGSCCIIAGLLGTGNGSTSSSPNIGVLGITKVGSRRVVQYGAGIMLLLGTIGKFTALFASLPDPILGGMFCTLFGMITAVGLSNLQMVDLNSSRNLFVLGFSMFFGLTLPEYLDSHPNSIQTGVVELDQILTVLLSTEMFVGGFVAFCLDNTIPGSREERGLVQWTSSSCSFSSSSSSSFSSYDLPVGMTFIRRTRWLRRFPISPSFTGFRATAEHKEQEPGREAEEALDPPTTTRV; encoded by the exons ATGGACGACCACCAGAAG GATTACCTGGCAGAGGggcagagtcccgtcacagacATGATTGACCTGCCAATggaagaagacagaaaaactAAACAGCCAATAGAAGCAAAGAGGGCAGAGTCAGACATGCTGTATACCATTGAGGATGTTCCACCTTGGTACCTGTGCATATTACTGGGAATGCAG CATTACCTGACGTGCTTCAGTGGGACGGTGGCGGTGCCGTTTCTTCTGGCCGAGGCCATGTGTGTGGGTCGAGACCAGAACACCATCAGTCAGCTGATCGGAACCATCTTCACCACGGTCGGAATCACAACACTGATCCAGACCACAGTGGGAGTCAG actccCTCTCTTTCAGGCCAGTGCGTTAGCGTTCCTGGTTCCTGCTCAGGCCATTCTTAGTCTGGATCGTTGGAAGTGTCCCAGTGAGG aggAAATTTATGGGAACTGGACTCTTCCTCTAAACACGTCGCACATATGGCAGCCGCGGATCAGAGAG ATCCAGGGTGCCATCATCGTGTCCAGTATCGTTGAGCTCTTCGTAGGACTGTGCGGGTTGCCAGGTTTGCTGCTGGAGTACATTGGCCCACTCACCATCACACCGACTGTCTCTCTGATCGGCCTATCTGTCTTCACCACAGCTGGAGACAGAGCCGGGTCTCACTGGGGCCTGTCCGCACT GTGTATTCTGCTCATCCTGCTGTTTGCTCAGTACCTGAGGtccacatcacttcctgttcctgtttacAGTCGTACAAAAGGACTGACGTCCACCAGAGTCCAGATCTTCAAAATGTTTCCC ATCATCCTCGCCATCATGTTGGTTTGGCTCGTCTGTTACATCCTCACTCTGACCAACCTGTTGCCTAGCGACCCCGATCACTATGGACACAAAGCGCGTACCGACGCCCGAGGAGACATCATGTCCTCTGCACCCTGGTTCAGGGTTCCATACCCAT GTCAGTGGGGGTTGCCGGTGGTTACCGTTGCTGGGGTGTTGGGCATGTTCAGTGCAACTCTGGCTGGAATGGTGGAGTCGATTGGCGATTATTATGCCTGTGCTCGACTCTCTGGAGCCACGCCCCCTCCAGTCCACGCCATCAACAG ggggATCTTCATCGAGGGCTCCTGTTGCATCATCGCTGGTCTCCTTGGAACCGGAAATGGATCCACCTCCTCCAGTCCCAATATAGGCGTTCTGGGTATCACCAAG GTGGGCAGCAGGCGGGTGGTGCAGTACGGAGCAGGAATCATGTTACTGTTGGGAACAATCGGGAAGTTCACGGCTCTGTTTGCGTCGCTGCCGGATCCGATCCTCGGCGGGATGTTCTGTACGCTGTTTG GTATGATCACAGCCGTTGGACTGTCCAACCTTCAGATGGTGGATTTGAATTCTTCCAGAAACCTCTTTGTTCTGGGGTTCTCCATGTTCTTTGGTTTGACGTTACCGGAGTACCTGGACTCTCACCCCAACTCCATCCAGACTG GAGTGGTGGAGCTGGATCAGATCCTCACGGTTCTTCTCTCCACTGAGATGTTCGTCGGAGGTTTTGTGGCATTTTGTCTCGACAACACGATCCCag GATCCAGAGAGGAGCGAGGCCTGGTCCAGTGGACCTCGTCCTcatgctccttctcctcctcctcctcctcctccttctcctcctatGACCTTCCTGTGGGGATGACCTTCATCAGACGGACGCGGTGGCTCCGGCGGTTTCCCATCAGCCCCTCTTTCACAGGCTTCCGGGCGACCGCTGAGCACAAGGAGCAGGAGCCTGGAAGAGAGGCGGAGGAAGCTTTGgacccacccaccaccaccagggTGTGA